DNA sequence from the Halobacterium sp. DL1 genome:
GACCTCGTGCTCGACCACGGCGGCGCGTTCTCCGGCGAGCACGGCGACGGCCTCGCGCGCACCGAGTTCAACCCGAAGATGTACGGTCCGGCGCTCTGGGCCGCGTTCAAGGAACTCAAGTCGGCCTTCGACCCGCAGTGGCTGCTGAACCCGGGGAAGGTCGTCTACCGCGACAAAGGCGACGTGGCCGACGCCGAAAGCCTCCGCGAGGGCGAACCGGCGGACGTCCGCGAGCGACTCCGCTACGGCCAAGACTACCAGTCCGTCGAACCGCAGACCGAACTCGACTTCGACGACGACGGCGGGTTCGCTCACCTCGTCGAACTCTGCAACGGCTGCGGGACGTGCCGGCAGACCGACTCGGACGTGATGTGCCCGACGTACCGCGCGTCCCGCGACGAGATGGAGACCACCCGGGGGCGGGCGAACCTCCTGCGGGCCGCCATCTCCGGTGACCTCCCGGAGGACGAACTGTACACCGAGCGGTTCCAGGAGGAGGTGCTGGACCTCTGCGTCGGCTGCAAGGGCTGTGCGAGCGACTGCCCGACGGGCGTCGACCTCGCGAAGTTGAAGGCCGAGGCCAAACACCAGTACCACGAGCGCGAGGGCTCCGGTCTCCGCGAGCGCCTGTTCGCCGACGTCCACCGGCTCTCCGCGTGGGGGAGTCGGTTCGCGCCACTCTCGAACTGGGCGACGGCACTCCCGGGCACGGACTGGGTCGCCGACCGGGCGCTCGGCATCGCGCCGGAGCGCGACCTGCCGACGTTCCAGCGGACGACGTTCACCGACTGGTTCGACGCCCGGGACGTCGGGCCACCGGCCGACCCCGCAGACCGCGTCCTGCTGGTCCCCGACACGTTCACCGAGTACACCCACCCCGAGGTCGGGAAAGCCGCGGTGCGCGTGCTGGAAGCCGCGGACGTCCGCGTCGACGTTGCCGACGCCCGACCGTCCGGACGTCCGGCGTACTCACTGGGCTTCCTGGACCGCGCGAAAGACCGCGCCGGAGCGAACGTCGACGCCCTCGCGCCCACTATCGAGGACGGCTGGACGCCAGTGTTCGTGGAACCGGCAGACGCCGTGATGGTGCAGGACGAGTACAGCGACCTCCTGGACGGAGCGGCTGTCGACACCGTGGCGGGCGCCACCCGGGGCGTCATGGAGTATCTCGACCGCGAGCGCGCGGACGAACGTCTCGACTTCGGGGCGTCCCAGGAGTCCCTGGCCTACCACGGCCACTGCAACCAGAAGGCCATCGGGACGGACCACCACGCGGTGGGCGTGCTGCGACGCGCTGGCTACTCGGTCGACCCAGTAGATTCGACGTGCTGCGGGATGGCCGGGAGCTTCGGCTACGAAGCCGAACATTACGACCTCTCGCAGGCCATCGCCGACGACCTCGTGGAGAAGGTCGGGGCGAGCGACGGCGACACCGTGGTCGCGCCGGGCACGTCCTGTCGGACGCAGTTAGGGGACCGCGGCGACGCGGGTCGACCGCGACACCCCGTCGAGGCGGTTTTGGCGGCGCTGGGAGGACGGAAGAGACCGGAGAGAAGCTGAGACCGCTGGGGCGAGTTACGCGTACGTCCGGGACGGCTCGGCGGTCGTCGCCTCGGTGTCCTGCTCGAGTTTGTCGCGGGCGTTCCGGAAGTCCGCCATCGTGATCTGCTGGCGGTCGTCGCGGATGGCGAACATCCCGGCCTCCGTGCAGATGGCCTTGACGTCCGCGCCCGAGAGGTCGTCGGTGTCCGCGGCGAGCGCCGCGAAGTCGACGTCGTCGGCGACGTTCATCTCGCGGGTGTGGATGCGGAAAATCTTCTCGCGGCCCTCGACGTCCGGGTTCGGCACCTCGATGAGGCGGTCGAAGCGGCCCGGGCGGAGGATGGCGCGGTCGAGCATGTCGAAGCGGTTGGTGGCGGCGATGATGCGGATGTCGCCGCGCTCGTCGAAGCCGTCCATCTCGCTGAGGAGCTGCATCATCGTGCGCTGGACCTCCGCGTCGCCGCTCGTCTTGGAGTCCGTGCGCTTCGACGCGATGGCGTCGATCTCGTCGATGAAGACGACGGCCGGCTCGTGGTCGCGGGCGACCTGGAACAGGTCGCGGACGAGCTTCGCGCCCTCGCCGATGAACTTGTGGACGAGCTCGCTGCCGGCCATCTTGATGAACGTCGCGTCCGTCTGGGCGGCGACGGCCTTCGCCATCAGCGTCTTCCCGGTGCCGGGCGGGCCGTGGAGCAGGACGCCGCTCGGCGGGTCGATGCCGACCGTCTCGAACAGCTCGGGGTCGCGCATCGGCAGTTCGACCGTCTCGCGGACCTCCCGGAGCTGTTCGTCGAGGCCGCCGACGTCCTCGTAGCCGACGTCGGGGGACTGCTCGACCTCCATCACGCGGGCGCGGACGTCGGCCTCGTCGTCGAGGCGTTCGACGACGGACAGCGAGTTGTTGACCGCGACGCGGGCGCCCGGTTCGAGCTCCTCGCGGAGCGAGTCGGTGACCTCGGTGAGCGCCTCCTGGTTGTTGCCGTGCTGTTTGATCACGACGCCCTCGTCGTTGAGCTCCTGGACGGTGGCGACGAACAGCGGCGACTGCTTGAGCTTCTTGTTCTCGTGGGTGAGTCGCTCGAGTTTCTGCTGGTACTTGTTGTTCTCGGCGTTGGCGTCGAGGAGCCGGTCTCGCATCTCCTCGTTGTCGTCTTCGAGGTCCGAGAGCCGCTCCTCGAGTGCCTCGATCTTCTCCTGCTGTGAGGCGCTCTCCTCGTAGGGCAACTCGGCGTCCTCAACGGTCTCGGTCATCACGGGTCGGTAAGGCGCTGGTTCATAAGAGGCTTCGGGTGGTCGTAGTGAGAGGCTTTAGGTAGTCGTAGTGGTGCGACGGACAAATTACTGCAATGCATTTTCAATAGCGAAACCATTATCTAAGTGCATTCAGTATGGGTGGGTATGAGCGCCACCACAATCGACGCCGACACGGTCGAAGCCCTCGAAGACCTGCCACCCAGCGCGAAGCTGGTCGCCAAGGTCCTGGAGTACAACGACACCCTCACCCAGAGCCAGCTCGCCGAGGAGACCCTGCTGCCCGCCCGCACCGTCCGGTACGCGCTCACCCGCCTCGAGGAGCAGGACGTCGTCGAGTCCCGCTTCTCCTTCTCCGACGCCCGCAAGCGCATCTACACGCTCGCCTGAGCGGCGCCACACCCTCTCCCGACGTTCTCCTGCAGCCGCTTCGCCGCGCCCCGTCGCTACCGCCAGACCGAGCGAAGCGCCGAAGCTTTATCCGACGTACCGCTACACCTCTACAGCAAATGGTTCGCGTCATCCACACGGGGGACACCCACCTGGGCTACCGCCAGTACCACTCCCCCGAGCGCCGCGAGGACTTCCTCGAGGCCTTCCAGTCAGTCGTCGACGACGCCGTCGAGGCGGACGTCGACGCGGTCGTCCACGCGGGCGACCTCTATCACGACCGGCGCCCCGGCCTCCGGGACATCCTCGGCACCATCTCCGTCCTCCGTCCGCTCCGCGAGAACGACATCCCGTTTCTCGCCATCGTCGGCAACCACGAGGGGACCCGCGACGCCCAGTGGCTCGACCTCTTCGAGACGCTGGGGCTCGCCGAACGCCTCGACGAGAGCGGCCGACGAGTCGGCGACACTGTCTTCTACGGCCTGGACTACGTCCCGGAGTCCAGGCGCCCCGACCTGGACTACCAGTTCGACGAGCATGACGCGGAGAACACGGCACTCGTCTCCCACGGCCTGTTCACGCCGTTCGCCCACGCCAACTGGGACCTCGACGAGGTGCTCCGGGAGTCGAACGTCGACTTCGACGCGGTGCTGCTCGGCGACAACCACAACCCCGGGACCAAGCAGATCGGGGACACCTGGGTGACCTACTGCGGGTCCACCGAGCGCGCCAGCGCCAGCGAGCGCGACGCCCGCGGCTACAACCTCGTCGACCTGGACGGCGAGGTAACCATCTCGCGGAAGGGCCTGGACACCCGCGACTTCGTCTTCGTGGACCTCGACCTGGGCCCCGAGGACGGCACCGCCTACGTCCGCGAACGAGTCCGGGAGCACGACGTCGAGGACGCCGTCGTCGTCGTCACTGTGGAGGGCGACGGCGAGACAGTGACGCCAGCAGAGGTCGAGCGCCTCGGCGACGAGCGGGGCGCGCTCATCACGCGGGTCAACGACCGCCGTGAGATCGAGACGGCGGAAGACGTGGAAGTGTCGTTCGCGGACCCGGACGACGCGGTCAGGGAGCGCGTCCGCGAGATGGGACTCAGTGAGGCGGGCCTCGACATCGACGACGCGGTACGGGACCCAGAACTGGCGGAGTCGAACGTACGCGACCGCGTCCGGCAGCGCGTCGAGGCCGTCCTGGACGGTGATGACGACGACTCGGCTGGAGAGACCGCCGACACAGCGGACCCGGAGACGCCGGAGGACCCGAACGCGGGCGAGGAGCCCGACGACCAGGCGCAGGCGACGACCATGGAGGAGTTCCAGTGAGGTTCACGCGCGTCTCCCTGCGGAACTTCAAGTGCTACGAGGACGCGAACGTCCACCTCGACCCCGGCGTCACTGTCATTCACGGGCTCAACGGCAGCGGGAAGTCGAGCCTGCTGGAGGCCTGCTTCTTCGCGCTGTACGGCGCGACGGCCCTCGACAGGACTCTCGAGGAGATCGTCACCATCGGCGCCGAGGAGGCCGAGATCGACCTCTGGTTCACGCACGCCGGCGACGACTACCACATCTATCGGCGCGTCCGGAACACCGGCGAGCGCGCGTCCACGCCGGACTGCACCCTGGAGACGCCGTCTGGGACCATCGACGGCGTGACCGACGTGGAGGACCACGTCACCGGGCTCCTGCGGATGGACGCGGAGGCGTTCGTCAACTGCGCGTACGTCCGCCAGGGCGAGGTGAACAAGCTCATCAACGCCTCCGCGAGCACCCGACAGGCGATGCTCGACGACCTCCTCCAGCTCGGGAAACTCGAGGACTACCGCCAGCGCGCCGGGGACGCCCGACTCGGCGTCGAGGACGTCAAGAGCAACGTCGAGGGGAAACTCGACGGCCTCGAATCACAGATCGAGGCCAAGGAGGACGAAGACCCCCACGAGAAGCTCGCCAGTCTGAAGTCCGAACTCGCGGACGTGACCGGGGACGTCGAGCGCTTCGAGGAGCAGCGCGACAGCGCACGAGAGACCCTCGAAGACGCCGAGGACGTCCTCGAACGCTTCGAGGAGAAGCGCGAGGAACTCGACGACGTCACTGACACCATCTCGAACCTCCGGGAGACTATCGCAGAGACCGAGTCGGAGCGCGAAGACCTCGCCGCGCAGGCGGCCGACCACCGCGAGCGCGCCGCCGAACTGGACGACGAGGCGGCCGAACTGCTCGCCGAGACGGACCTCGCGGACGCCGATGCGGACGCGGTTGAAGCGAAACGCGAGGACCTCGTCGCGGAGCGCGAGGCCGTCACCGAGCAGATATCCGAGGTGGCACCAGACGTGTCGAAGTTCCAGACCGAGGCGGAGAACGCCGCCGAGCGCGCCGACGACATGGAGGAGCGCGCGGAGTCGCTCCGCGAGGAGGCCGCGGAACTCGAAGCGGAGGCAGAGGAAGCCGAGGAAGCCCGCGAGGAGGCCGAGGAGCGAATCGCCGAACTGGACGCGGCCATCGAGGACGCGAAAGCGGCGTTCGACGAGGCTCCAGCCGACTTCGGCGACGCCGAGACCCACCTCGACTCCGTCGAAGCCGACCGCGAGGACCTGCGGGAGCGCCGCGAGGACGTCAGCGGCGACCTGCAGTCAGCCCGGGACCGCGTCGCGGAGGCCGAGGAGCTACTGGACGCCGGGAAGTGCCCCGAGTGCGGGCAGCCCGTCGACGGGTCCCCGCACGTCGACGGCGTCGAGGAGTACCGCGAGCGCGTCACGGACCTGGAGTCCCAACTGGAGTCCGTCGACGAGGACGTCGAGGACGTCCAGGCCCGCATCGAGCGCGCCGAGGCGCTCGTCGAGCGCGAGGGCGACGTCGCCGACCACGACCAGAACCGCGAACTCGCGGTCGAACGCCGCGACGACCGCACGGAAGCGGTCGAGGAGGCGCGCGCCGACGCCGAGGAGGCCCGCGAGGAGGCCGACGAACTCGCCGACGAGGCGGCGACGGCCCGCGAGGAAGCCGAGGCGAAGCGGGAGGCGGCCGACGCCAAGCGCGAGGAACTCGCGGACCTCAACTCGCGGCAGAGCGGCCTGAAGGAACGCGTCGAGCGCCTCGGCGACCTGGCGGACGTGCTCGACGACGCCGACGACCACCGGACCGAGGCAGAGCGTCTCGCGGAGAAGCGCGCGGACCTGGCCGACCGCAACGAGGAGCGCCGGGAGCGCCTCGAGGATCTCCGGGAACGCAAGCGCACGCTGGAGAGCGAGTTCGACGAGGACCGCATCGAGCAGGCGAAGGCCGACAGGGAGCGCGCCGCGGACTACCTCGAAAAGGTGGAACCGAGACTCGAGAAACTGTACGAGGAGCGCGACGACCTGCAGGGCCGCATCGGCGCCGCTGAGAACGCCATCAAGGAACTGGAGGCGCTCCGCGAGCAGCGCGAGGCCGTCGCCGAGCGGCACGCGGAACTGGAGGCCATCCACGACGAGGTGTCGGAACTGGAGTCGATGTACGGCGACCTGCGCGCGGAGCTCCGCCAGCAGAACGTGACGAAGCTCGAGCGCCTCCTCAACGAGACGTTCGAACTCGTCTACCAGAACGACTCCTACGCGCGCATCGAACTCTCCGGGGATTACGAGCTGACGGTGTACCAGAAGGACGGCGAGGCGCTCGAACCCGACCAGCTCTCCGGCGGGGAGCGCGCGCTGTTCAACCTCAGCCTGCGGTGTGCCATCTACCGGTTGCTCGCGGAGGGCATCGAGGGCGAGGCGCCGCTGCCGCCGCTCATCCTCGACGAACCGACCGTCTTCCTCGACTCCGGGCACGTCTCCCAACTCGTGGAGCTCGTGGAGTCGATGCGCCGCCTCGGCGTCGAACAGATCGTCGTCGTGAGCCACGACGAGGAGCTCGTGGACGCCGCCGACGACGTGGTCCGCGTCGAGAAGGACGCCACGTCGAACCGCTCGCGCGTGGTGCGCGACGAGGCCGGACTGCCCGCGGACTGATTCTCGGTCGCTTCGACTACTCGCGGAGGGCCTCGATGCCGCGCTCGCCAGCCGCCGTGAGCGCGTAGCCGCGTTCGCCCGCAACCATCGTCTCCTCGACGAGCCCAGCGGCACGGAACTCCGTCAGGCCACCGACCATGTCGCTCTCGCAAACGTCGTAGGCCGCGAGCATCTCGCGGGCGGCCAGCGGGCCGCGGTCCGCGAGGTCGACGAGCAGACCGAGGTGCCAGTCGGCGTGGCAGGCGCGGACGACCTGGCGGGACTCCTCCGGGACGGCGGTGGCGAGCGCGTCGAGTGGTGATTCGCCGCCCGCGGGTTCGAGGTCGTCGTTCGGCAGGTGGCGGCGTTCGCCGGTCTCCGGGTCGCGGACGAGGCTGCTGTCGCCGCTCTCCTTGAGGAGGACGTACAGCGACCCGTCGTCGTCGCGGACCGTTCGCATGGGTCGAACAAGCAGTTGCGCCGCGTTAGGGTTTGCGTTCGCCCGGTCGACGTCGGTGCGGTCACTCCTCGCCGGCGTAGGCGCGGTACTTGTAGTAACCGTAGGCGGTCAGAATCACGCTCGCAGCGACGAGACTCCCGCCGGTGTCCCACTGGCTGCGGAAGACGGCGAGCATCGCGCCGACGCTGCCGGCCATCAGCGCGACGTTGAAGACGACGACGAGCAGCCAGAACTGCCGCTGGAGTTGCGGGTCTGCGTCTGATTCGTCCGGGATGTCGACGGAGGGCGCGAGCTCGCGCTCGGCCTCGGACTCCTCGTTCCCGAACAGGTCGTCTAACACGGCCGAAAATCGGGGGCGGCGGTGGAAAAGCGTTGCCTCTCAGAGTGTGTCGCCGAGCGACACAACGTCCGTTGCTTTGAGCCACGCGAGCGGATTCTGCGCGTCGTAGAATACGACGCCGTCCTCTGTGTCGTAGGACTCCACGTCGTCTCGGGCATCCGTGCCCTCGGGCAGCTGTGGGACTTCGTTCTGGCGGTTCGCGTCGCCCGCTGCGTGGTCAGTCACGTCTGTCACCTCGAACTTTGGTAAGGTGTAACATGGTATAAGCCTTCCCCCACCGACCGATTTCGCCGGGCGGAAGGGCGAGTTTTTAGGGTGGACAGTCGAATGACCCAGCAATGAGCAACACGGACCTCTCCCAGTTCATGCACGAGGGCGGGGAGTCGGGCGAGGAGTCGCCCGACGAAGACGTCGTGCGCGCCGAGGCCGAGGTGGTCGCCGGCGACGCCGACCCGGTCGTGACCGAGATAGTCAACGCGGAGGCCGACGCGCTCCCGGACGCCGACGGCGACGTCGAACTGATGGTGACACAGGTCGACTACACCGTCGAGGGGAGCGGCGACCGAGAGCGGCCGGTCGTCCACGTGTTCGGCCGCACCGCCGACGACGAGGCCGAGCACGTTCGCGTCCACGGCTTCCGACCGTACTTCTACGCGCCGACCACGAACCTGGCGGAGGACGACCTGACCGACGACACCATCACCGGCTCCGAGGACGGCTACGAGTCGATTCGGGGCGAGGAACTCACGAAGATCTTCGGCCGGACGCCGCGGGACGTCGGGAACATCCGCGACCGCTTCGACCACTACGAGGCTGACATCCTCTTCCCGAACCGCCTGCTCATCGACAAGGACATCACGAGTGGCGTCCGCGTCCCTGCGCGCCGCGCCGACGACGGCGCGCTCTACGTCCACCACGACGAGATCGCGGCCTGCGACGTCGACGCGAATCTCCGCGTCAACACGTTCGACATCGAGGTCGACGACCGTCACGGCTTCCCCGAGGAGGGCGAGGAACCGGTCGTCTGTCTCGCCAGCCACGACTCCTTCCGTGACGAGTACATCGTCTGGCTGTACGAGGCGCCCGACGCAACCACCGACTCGCCGACGGACCTCGCGGGCCACGACCTGCTCGACGAGGACGCCGAGGCGGACGTGCGCGTCTTCGAGACGGAGGAGGCGATGCACGAGGCGTTCATGGACTACATCGTCGAGACGGACCCGGACGTGCTCACCGGCTGGAATTTCGACGACTTCGACATGCCGTATCTCGTCGACCGCCTCGACGTGCTCGGGATGGAGTCCGACCGCCTCTCCCGCGTAGAGGAGGTGTGGACCTCCGGCTGGGGCGGGCCGAACGTGAAGGGGCGCGTCGTCTTCGACCTGCTGTACGCCTACCAGCGCACGAAACGCTCGGAACTCGACTCCTACCGCCTCGACGCAGTCGGCGAACAGGAACTCGACGTCGGGAAGGAGCGCTACGCGGGCGACATCGGTGACCTCTGGGAGGACGACCCCGAGCGCCTCCTTGAGTACAACCTCCGGGACGTCGAACTCTGCGTGGAGATCGACCGCAAGCAGTCCATCGTGGCGTTCTGGGACGAGGCCCGCAAACTGGTGGGCTGTAAACTCGAGGACGCGACGACCCCCGGCGACGCGGTCGACATGTACGTCCTCCACAAGGCGTTCGGCGAGTTCGTCCTCCCTTCGAAAGGACAACAGGAGGCCGAGGAGTTCGAAGGCGGTGCCGTCTTCGACCCCATCACCGGGGTGAAGGAGAACGTCTCCGTGCTCGACCTGAAGAGCCTCTACCCGATGTCGATGGTGACCATCAACGCCTCGCCGGAGACGAAGGTCAACCCCGAGACGTTCGACGGGGAGACCTACCAGACACCGACTGGCGTCCACTTCCGGAAGGAGCCCGACGGCATCATCCGGGAGATGGTCGACGAACTGCTCACCGAGCGCGACGAGAAGAAGGGGCTCCGCGACGACCACGACCCGGACTCCGAGCCGTACGCCCGCTACGACCGCCAGCAGGCCGCCGTGAAGGTCATCATGAACAGCCTCTACGGCGTCTTCGGCTGGGACCGCTTCCGCCTCTACGACCGGGAGATGAGCGCGGGCGTCACGTCGACGAACCGGGAGGTCATCTCGTTCACGGAGGACGCCGCCAACGACTTCGGCTACGAGGTGGCCTACGGCGACACCGACAGCGTGATGCTCGAACTCGGCAGCGAGCTCTCGAAGGCGGAAGCCATCGAGACGTCCTTCGACATCGAGGACCACATCAACGGCGCCTACGACGAGTTCGCCGCCGAGCAACTGAACGCCGACGAGCACCGCTTCCAGATCGAGTTCGAGAAGCTCTACCGGCGGTTCTTCCAGGCGGGGACGAAGAAGCGCTACGCCGGCCACATCGTCTGGAAGGAGGGCAAAGACGTCGACGACATCGACATCACTGGCTTCGAGTACAAGCGCTCGGACATCGCGCCAATCACTAAGGAGGTCCAGAAGCGCGTCATCGAACTGGTCGTCGTGGAGGGCGACGTCGACGGCGTCGAAGAGTACGTCCACGACGTCATCCAGGACTTCCGCGAGGGGAAGGTCGACCTCGACGACATCGGCATCCCGGGCGGCATCGGCAAGCGCCTCGACAACTACGACACGGACACCGCGCAGGTCCGGGGCGCGAAGTACGCGAACCTCCTGCTGGGGACGAACTTCGACCGCGGGTCGAAACCCAAGCGCCTCTACCTCGCGAAGGTTCACCCCGAGTTCTTCCGCCGCGTGGAGGACGAGCGTCCGAAGATGAACGAGGACCCGCTCTACGTCGAGTTCAAGACCGACCACGACGTCATCTGCTACGAGTACGCCGACCAGATTCCCGACGAGTTCGAGGTGGACTACGACGTGATGCTCGACAAGACGCTGAAGGGCCCCATCGAGCGCATCCTCCAGGCGCTGGACGTCTCCTGGGAGGAAGTCAAGACGGGACAGACCCAGACCGGACTCGGCAGTTTCACCTGAACGCCGGGCCGTCAGTTGTCCCCGAACCGTGCCAATTCTTCGCTAATCGAAAACTCCTGTTTTCGTTTCCAAAAGGAGTTGCCGAAAATGCGTAACCGTTATAGGGCGCTCGCGCCTTGTCTAGGATGACCTAATCGATGGCTACGCTAGAACTCAAAAACGTACACGCGGAAGTGGCAGAGGACGGCGGGGAGCAGATCCTCAACGGGGTCGACCTCGAGGTCCCGTCGGGCGAAATCCACGCCCTGATGGGCCCGAACGGCTCCGGGAAGTCGACCACGTCGAAGATCGTCGCCGGCCACCCGGCCTACGACGTCACCGAGGGGGAAGTGCTGCTCCACCTCGAGGAGGGCGACTTCGGAGACGTCGAGATCCCCGAGGACAAGCGAACGTGGAATCTCCTCGAACTGGAGCCGAACGAGCGCGCCGCGCTCGGCATCTACCTCGGCTTCCAGTACCCCGCCGAAATCGAGGGCGTCACGCTCGTCAACTTCCTCCGCACCGCGCTGAACGCGAAACTCGAGGAGCGAGACGACCTCCTCTTCGGCGAGGACGAGGAAGCCGACGAAGACGAGGAGGGCTACGAGACCTCCCCGATGGAGGGCCCCGCCGACGAGGGCGAAGTCAGCGTCGCCGACTTCCAGGAGCTCCTCTCCGAGAAGATGGAGCTGCTGGACATGGACGAGTCGTTCGCCACGCGCTACCTCAACGCCGGCTTCTCCGGCGGCGAGAAGAAGCAGAACGAGGTTCTGCAGGCTGCAGTCCTCGAGCCGAGCATCGCCGTGCTCGACGAGATCGACTCCGGGCTCGACATCGACCGGCTCCAGGACGTCGGCGCCGGCATCAACGCACTGCGCGACGAGCAGGACGCCGGCATCCTCCAGATCACCCACTACCAGCGCATCCTCGACTACGTCGAGCCCGACCGCGTCCACATCATGCTGGACGGCAAGATCGCCATGGAGGGCGACGCGGAGCTCGCCGAGCGGCTAGAGGACGAGGGCTACGACTGGGTCCGCGACCAGGTCTACGGTACGGCCTAACACAATCATGAGTTCAGACCAAGACCACCTCGAAGAGACAGACACCGAGGCCCGATTCGAGTTCAAGAAGGAGGAGAGTTCCGCCTTCAAGTCCGAGAAGGGCCTCAACGAGGAGACCATCCGGCTCATCTCCGACGACAAGGACGAGCCGGACTGGATGCTCGAGCGCCGTCTGCGCGCGCTCAAACAGTACCAGAAGATGCCGATGCCGACGGACTGGCCGGGACAGCCCGACCTCTCCGAACTCGACATCGAGGAGATCGTTCCGTACATCCGCCCCGACGTCGACAAGCGCGCCGGCGTAGACGACTGGGAGGAGCTCCCCGAGGAGATCCGGGACACCTTCGAACAGCTGGGTATCCCCGAGGCCGAGCGCGAGGCGCTCTCCGGCGTCGGTGCCCAGTACGAGTCCGAAGTCGTCTACCAGAACATGCAGGAGCGCTGGGAGGAGAAGGGCGTCGTCTTCTGCAACATGGACGAGGCCGTCCGGGAGTACCCGGAGATCGTCAAGGAGCACTTCATGACGAAGTGCGTGCCGCCGAGCGACAACAAGTTCGCGGCGCTCCACGGCGCCGTCTGGTCCGGCGGGAGCTTCGTCTACGTCCCCGAGGACGTGACGGTGAACATGCCCGTGCAGGCGTACTTCCGGATGAACTCGGAGGGCATGGGCCAGTTCGAGCACACGCTCATCATCGCCGAACCCGGCAGCGAGGTCCACTACATCGAGGGCTGTTCCGCGCCGAAGTACGGCACCCACAACCTCCACTCCGGCGGCGTCGAGGTGTTCGTCAAGGAGAACGCCCACGTGCAGTACTCAACCGTCCAGAACTGGTCGAAGAACACGTTCAACCTCAACACGAAGCGCGCCATCGCCGAGGAGAACGCCACGATGGAGTGGGTCTCCGGTAGCATGGGTTCGAAGGCGACCATGCTCTACCCGAGCACCATCCTGAAGGGCCGCGGCGCGACGGACAACCACATCACCATCGCGTTCGCGGGCGAGGGCCAGGACATCGACACCGGCGCGAAGGTCTACCACAACGCACCGGACACGAAGTCCACCATCGAGTCGAAGTCCATCGCGAAGGACGGCGGCCGCACGAACTACCGCGGCCTCGTCCACATCGCGGACGGCGCGGAGAATTCCTCGACGTCCGTGGAGTGCGACGCGCTGATGTTCGACAACGAGTCCACCAGCGACACCATGCCGTACATGGAGATCAACGAGTCGAAGGTGGACGTCGCCCACGAGGCGACCGTCGGCAAGATCGGGGACGAGGACGTCTTCTACCTCCAGTCCCGCGGTCTCGACGACGACGACGCCAAGCAGATGATCGTCGCGGGCTTCATCGAGCCCATCACGGAGGAACTGCCCATCGAGTACGCGGTCGAGCTCAACCGCCTCATCGAACTCGAGATGGAGGGGAGTCTCGGATAACATGAGCACGCAGATTCACAAGGACATCTCCGAAGAGACGGTCCGTCAGCTCGCCGCCGAGCGCGACGAGCCCGAGTGGCTCCTTCAGACCCGCCTGGACGCCCTCGACGCGCTCGACGACCTCGACTACCCGAACGTCATCCAGACGCCCGGTCGGAAGTGGACGAACCTCGAGGACCTCG
Encoded proteins:
- a CDS encoding chromosome segregation protein SMC (Involved in DNA double-strand break repair (DSBR). The rad50/mre11 complex possesses single-strand endonuclease activity and ATP-dependent double-strand-specific 3'-5' exonuclease activity. Rad50 provides an ATP-dependent control of mre11 by unwinding and/or repositioning DNA ends into the mre11 active site), giving the protein MRFTRVSLRNFKCYEDANVHLDPGVTVIHGLNGSGKSSLLEACFFALYGATALDRTLEEIVTIGAEEAEIDLWFTHAGDDYHIYRRVRNTGERASTPDCTLETPSGTIDGVTDVEDHVTGLLRMDAEAFVNCAYVRQGEVNKLINASASTRQAMLDDLLQLGKLEDYRQRAGDARLGVEDVKSNVEGKLDGLESQIEAKEDEDPHEKLASLKSELADVTGDVERFEEQRDSARETLEDAEDVLERFEEKREELDDVTDTISNLRETIAETESEREDLAAQAADHRERAAELDDEAAELLAETDLADADADAVEAKREDLVAEREAVTEQISEVAPDVSKFQTEAENAAERADDMEERAESLREEAAELEAEAEEAEEAREEAEERIAELDAAIEDAKAAFDEAPADFGDAETHLDSVEADREDLRERREDVSGDLQSARDRVAEAEELLDAGKCPECGQPVDGSPHVDGVEEYRERVTDLESQLESVDEDVEDVQARIERAEALVEREGDVADHDQNRELAVERRDDRTEAVEEARADAEEAREEADELADEAATAREEAEAKREAADAKREELADLNSRQSGLKERVERLGDLADVLDDADDHRTEAERLAEKRADLADRNEERRERLEDLRERKRTLESEFDEDRIEQAKADRERAADYLEKVEPRLEKLYEERDDLQGRIGAAENAIKELEALREQREAVAERHAELEAIHDEVSELESMYGDLRAELRQQNVTKLERLLNETFELVYQNDSYARIELSGDYELTVYQKDGEALEPDQLSGGERALFNLSLRCAIYRLLAEGIEGEAPLPPLILDEPTVFLDSGHVSQLVELVESMRRLGVEQIVVVSHDEELVDAADDVVRVEKDATSNRSRVVRDEAGLPAD
- a CDS encoding DNA polymerase; the protein is MSNTDLSQFMHEGGESGEESPDEDVVRAEAEVVAGDADPVVTEIVNAEADALPDADGDVELMVTQVDYTVEGSGDRERPVVHVFGRTADDEAEHVRVHGFRPYFYAPTTNLAEDDLTDDTITGSEDGYESIRGEELTKIFGRTPRDVGNIRDRFDHYEADILFPNRLLIDKDITSGVRVPARRADDGALYVHHDEIAACDVDANLRVNTFDIEVDDRHGFPEEGEEPVVCLASHDSFRDEYIVWLYEAPDATTDSPTDLAGHDLLDEDAEADVRVFETEEAMHEAFMDYIVETDPDVLTGWNFDDFDMPYLVDRLDVLGMESDRLSRVEEVWTSGWGGPNVKGRVVFDLLYAYQRTKRSELDSYRLDAVGEQELDVGKERYAGDIGDLWEDDPERLLEYNLRDVELCVEIDRKQSIVAFWDEARKLVGCKLEDATTPGDAVDMYVLHKAFGEFVLPSKGQQEAEEFEGGAVFDPITGVKENVSVLDLKSLYPMSMVTINASPETKVNPETFDGETYQTPTGVHFRKEPDGIIREMVDELLTERDEKKGLRDDHDPDSEPYARYDRQQAAVKVIMNSLYGVFGWDRFRLYDREMSAGVTSTNREVISFTEDAANDFGYEVAYGDTDSVMLELGSELSKAEAIETSFDIEDHINGAYDEFAAEQLNADEHRFQIEFEKLYRRFFQAGTKKRYAGHIVWKEGKDVDDIDITGFEYKRSDIAPITKEVQKRVIELVVVEGDVDGVEEYVHDVIQDFREGKVDLDDIGIPGGIGKRLDNYDTDTAQVRGAKYANLLLGTNFDRGSKPKRLYLAKVHPEFFRRVEDERPKMNEDPLYVEFKTDHDVICYEYADQIPDEFEVDYDVMLDKTLKGPIERILQALDVSWEEVKTGQTQTGLGSFT
- a CDS encoding ABC transporter ATP-binding protein, with the protein product MATLELKNVHAEVAEDGGEQILNGVDLEVPSGEIHALMGPNGSGKSTTSKIVAGHPAYDVTEGEVLLHLEEGDFGDVEIPEDKRTWNLLELEPNERAALGIYLGFQYPAEIEGVTLVNFLRTALNAKLEERDDLLFGEDEEADEDEEGYETSPMEGPADEGEVSVADFQELLSEKMELLDMDESFATRYLNAGFSGGEKKQNEVLQAAVLEPSIAVLDEIDSGLDIDRLQDVGAGINALRDEQDAGILQITHYQRILDYVEPDRVHIMLDGKIAMEGDAELAERLEDEGYDWVRDQVYGTA